Proteins found in one Acaryochloris thomasi RCC1774 genomic segment:
- a CDS encoding AI-2E family transporter yields the protein MLQPLQRVPLWLRAWLIFPLAFLNGWLALLLFGYFQPLSSLLVTALILAFLLNFPIKFLEQRGLARGWATALVLLSSLLLVSIAALTLVPLIIEQLSGLVNTFPDLVESGSGRLQTLQEWLATQQIPVDLSGTIDSGIAKLSDILQATSSGLLDFALSAISSLINILLLLVLTVFMVASGERAWNGLFSWLPTTWRLSLQTSIQQTFQTYFAAQALLAGILSLSQTIVFWILDVPYAVLFGVSIGVTTLIPLASAATIVAVSFILALKNLTLGLKVLVICIIVGQINDNVIAPRLVGRSIGLNPIWLLVALFIGNKFAGVLGLLIAVPIASVIKGMAEAMRSPTTEVIAAKEPHESLAVDNP from the coding sequence ATGCTTCAACCACTACAGCGTGTTCCTCTTTGGCTGAGGGCGTGGCTGATTTTCCCTCTAGCGTTTCTCAATGGCTGGCTGGCGCTGCTGCTGTTCGGCTATTTTCAGCCGCTCTCTAGCCTGCTGGTGACGGCGCTAATCTTGGCATTTTTGCTTAACTTTCCGATCAAGTTTCTGGAGCAGCGCGGTCTCGCCCGAGGATGGGCTACGGCCCTAGTGCTGCTTAGCTCTCTCCTACTGGTAAGCATTGCGGCTTTGACGCTGGTGCCGCTCATCATTGAGCAACTCAGTGGGCTGGTGAATACGTTCCCTGATCTCGTGGAATCCGGTAGTGGCCGACTCCAGACTCTGCAGGAGTGGCTCGCAACGCAGCAGATTCCGGTTGATCTGAGTGGCACCATTGATAGCGGTATTGCCAAGCTTTCTGACATTTTGCAGGCTACCAGCAGCGGTCTCCTTGACTTTGCCCTGAGTGCGATTAGCAGCTTAATTAACATCCTGCTGCTGCTGGTGCTGACAGTTTTCATGGTTGCCAGTGGCGAACGGGCTTGGAACGGTCTCTTTAGCTGGCTACCAACGACTTGGCGACTCTCGCTGCAGACTTCGATCCAGCAAACGTTTCAAACTTATTTTGCGGCTCAAGCCTTGCTAGCAGGCATCCTCAGCCTGTCGCAAACGATCGTATTCTGGATTTTGGATGTGCCCTATGCGGTCTTGTTTGGGGTCAGTATCGGGGTGACAACGCTGATTCCGTTAGCCAGCGCTGCCACCATTGTTGCGGTCAGCTTTATTCTGGCCCTCAAGAACCTCACGCTGGGCCTGAAGGTGCTGGTGATTTGCATTATCGTGGGCCAGATTAATGACAACGTGATCGCACCGCGATTAGTGGGCCGGTCTATTGGGCTAAACCCGATTTGGCTGTTAGTGGCATTGTTCATCGGCAATAAGTTCGCAGGCGTTTTAGGACTTTTGATCGCAGTACCCATCGCCAGCGTGATCAAAGGGATGGCGGAAGCAATGCGATCGCCAACAACCGAAGTCATCGCCGCCAAAGAACCGCATGAGTCATTAGCAGTGGATAACCCATAA
- a CDS encoding ATP-grasp domain-containing protein yields the protein MRLLNICDPSLYGQPEMDVPTLYQRFARDPHITFFHAPVEAVTSADHVAAVAVPETLTYGDFCKLDRQERLQQALSDFDLVFCRRLKPFPDGYLDQLRGWAQHTRFINDPVGKQEQMQPDFLQRVAGRYTPEMLVTADLAEAFTFFEQHQTIVAKQTNSCGGRGVFKIWYEQQAFWVDNSQNGTQCFRNFAQVMQALQGSDLEPLQFVRYLKGVTAGDKRVVVVDGEIYGAYTRRSRSGYWVNNVSVDGECELAEVTRAEREAIEGTVGEYCDRNLHTLGYDFLLDDQGTWRISEINAGNIGGFARLEALTGERTCDRLIDWMLKFAGNQAPQPQRSESRLVESSAS from the coding sequence ATGAGACTGCTCAACATTTGTGATCCCTCTCTCTACGGGCAGCCTGAGATGGATGTACCCACCCTCTATCAGCGCTTTGCCCGCGACCCGCACATTACGTTTTTCCATGCTCCCGTGGAAGCGGTGACGTCAGCCGATCACGTTGCAGCCGTGGCTGTACCGGAGACGCTGACCTACGGTGATTTTTGCAAACTGGATCGCCAGGAACGTCTACAGCAGGCTTTATCAGATTTTGATCTGGTTTTTTGCCGACGTCTCAAACCGTTTCCAGACGGTTATCTTGATCAGCTTCGTGGCTGGGCCCAGCACACACGATTTATCAACGATCCTGTGGGGAAGCAAGAGCAAATGCAGCCTGATTTTCTGCAGCGCGTGGCGGGGAGATATACGCCTGAGATGCTGGTGACGGCGGATTTAGCAGAGGCGTTCACCTTCTTCGAGCAGCACCAAACCATTGTGGCGAAGCAAACCAATAGCTGTGGTGGTCGCGGTGTTTTCAAAATTTGGTATGAGCAGCAAGCTTTCTGGGTCGACAATAGTCAAAACGGAACTCAATGCTTTAGAAACTTTGCTCAGGTTATGCAGGCTCTGCAGGGCAGTGATTTAGAACCCCTACAGTTTGTTCGCTACCTTAAGGGCGTCACTGCGGGCGACAAGCGGGTGGTGGTGGTCGATGGGGAGATCTATGGTGCCTATACGCGACGGTCGAGAAGTGGCTATTGGGTTAATAATGTGAGCGTTGATGGCGAATGCGAGCTGGCAGAGGTGACCCGCGCTGAGCGCGAAGCCATTGAAGGGACAGTGGGAGAATATTGCGATCGCAACCTTCACACTCTTGGCTACGACTTTTTGCTCGACGATCAAGGGACTTGGCGGATTAGTGAAATCAATGCCGGTAATATCGGTGGCTTTGCGCGACTAGAGGCGTTGACGGGGGAAAGGACTTGCGATCGCTTGATTGATTGGATGCTGAAGTTTGCAGGTAATCAAGCCCCGCAACCTCAGCGGAGTGAATCAAGGCTTGTCGAGTCTTCTGCTAGTTGA
- a CDS encoding Na(+)/H(+) antiporter subunit B, with amino-acid sequence MKWIYIAVGIALYIKMLVFPNPAIDSAELAIVESIVQDSGVPNAVSGIIFRNRLYDTIFEVVVFTTAIMGAKFLLANEQPSQTVYQFTDHPSIVLARLGATIAALVGIELAIRGHLSPGGGFAAGVAGGTAIGLVAITSSSTWMEAIYQRWQAATWEKVSVLVFIVLAVLTLVGIELPQGQLGRLFSGGWIPVLNILVAVKVALGSWAAILIFIRYRGLL; translated from the coding sequence ATGAAGTGGATCTATATTGCCGTTGGTATTGCCCTGTATATAAAAATGCTGGTCTTCCCGAATCCAGCAATTGACTCTGCTGAACTTGCGATCGTCGAATCGATCGTGCAGGACAGCGGCGTCCCTAATGCAGTCTCAGGCATCATCTTCAGGAATCGTCTCTACGACACTATCTTCGAGGTCGTTGTGTTCACCACAGCGATCATGGGAGCCAAATTTTTACTCGCCAATGAACAACCTTCCCAGACGGTCTACCAGTTTACCGATCACCCCTCCATCGTTTTAGCCCGTTTGGGGGCTACAATTGCGGCCCTGGTTGGTATTGAGCTGGCGATACGTGGACATCTAAGCCCAGGGGGGGGCTTTGCCGCAGGTGTTGCCGGGGGGACGGCGATCGGTCTGGTTGCCATTACCTCATCTTCAACGTGGATGGAGGCCATCTACCAGCGTTGGCAGGCTGCGACCTGGGAAAAAGTATCGGTGCTCGTTTTCATTGTGCTGGCCGTCTTAACCCTCGTCGGTATAGAGCTGCCGCAGGGCCAACTGGGACGACTGTTCAGCGGCGGATGGATTCCGGTTCTCAATATTTTGGTGGCGGTCAAGGTTGCTCTAGGGTCTTGGGCTGCGATCTTAATCTTTATCCGTTACCGAGGATTGTTGTAG
- a CDS encoding phospholipase D-like domain-containing protein yields the protein MPLATVILILQCLLALTLGLTLLILISLYIRGAFRTPVRYRVTHGPAAGDKRFPTVLASLSNSFLSEGIVTGFWSTHDQIQAVRLEAIGQAEQTIYFETFYMTPGRRATEFGVAIAQQAAAGVEVRLIVDAYGTHTLPQRYWTRLQAAGVQVVFFNAFDWRAPANFAGRTHRKLLLIDGKIALVGGAGISDEWDGDDQLHPWLDVETRLEGELVTFLEGQFMQHWTYAGREAHLRPDTFHTDPVQTPSSFLITSGNNPTYRFSPIRALKENTIVAAQKRLWLATPYLLPDQDSQKLLIEAKQRGVDVRLLTAGAEQIDKKYVYYAAFELFGELLANGVEIYEYQPSMIHAKMLLVDDQWVNTGSANFDSRSFFHNEELDLSTSDPRLIMEVEQVFQTAFAVSQSVSLKDWQHRSWWRHRLIGRLVGFVQWQL from the coding sequence TTGCCCCTTGCAACTGTCATTTTAATTTTGCAGTGCCTTTTGGCATTGACGCTGGGACTAACGCTGCTGATCCTGATCAGTCTCTATATTCGAGGTGCCTTTCGAACCCCCGTCCGGTACCGGGTGACCCATGGACCGGCTGCCGGAGATAAACGGTTTCCGACCGTGCTGGCAAGTCTCTCTAACTCTTTTTTGTCTGAGGGCATTGTCACCGGTTTTTGGTCAACGCATGATCAGATTCAGGCTGTTCGATTGGAGGCGATTGGACAAGCCGAACAGACGATTTATTTTGAAACGTTTTATATGACGCCGGGGCGGCGCGCAACTGAATTTGGAGTTGCGATCGCACAGCAGGCTGCGGCTGGGGTCGAAGTTCGGCTGATTGTTGATGCCTACGGAACCCACACCCTACCGCAGCGGTACTGGACAAGACTCCAGGCTGCGGGCGTACAGGTTGTCTTCTTCAACGCCTTTGACTGGCGGGCACCCGCAAACTTTGCAGGCCGGACCCATCGCAAGCTATTGCTGATCGATGGCAAGATCGCCCTCGTGGGCGGGGCCGGTATTTCTGATGAATGGGACGGAGACGACCAGCTTCACCCCTGGCTGGATGTTGAAACCCGTCTAGAAGGGGAGTTAGTCACCTTCTTAGAAGGACAGTTCATGCAGCATTGGACCTACGCAGGTCGAGAAGCTCATCTGCGTCCTGATACATTTCATACCGATCCAGTCCAGACACCTTCTTCATTCCTAATCACCTCTGGGAACAACCCGACCTATCGTTTTTCCCCCATTCGGGCTCTGAAAGAAAACACCATCGTGGCTGCCCAGAAACGCCTATGGCTGGCGACGCCCTATCTACTGCCGGATCAAGATTCGCAGAAGCTGCTGATTGAAGCCAAACAGAGGGGCGTTGATGTGCGGCTACTGACGGCGGGTGCCGAGCAAATTGACAAAAAGTATGTCTACTACGCAGCCTTTGAGCTGTTTGGTGAGCTGCTGGCGAACGGCGTTGAGATCTATGAGTATCAGCCCAGCATGATCCACGCCAAGATGCTGCTAGTTGATGACCAATGGGTCAATACGGGCAGCGCCAACTTCGACTCCCGCAGCTTCTTCCACAACGAAGAGCTAGATTTATCAACCTCTGACCCCCGGCTGATCATGGAAGTCGAGCAGGTGTTTCAGACGGCATTTGCGGTGAGTCAATCGGTCAGTCTCAAAGACTGGCAGCATCGTTCCTGGTGGCGACATCGACTCATCGGGCGGCTGGTGGGATTTGTCCAGTGGCAGCTTTAG
- a CDS encoding cysteine dioxygenase produces MMKTDMVPAYLGRPARIQTLIRSLERRTVITPEIAKDCVQAANIQANDLQLWTDFEHPVANSYGRQLIYDGGHFEIMVMSWLPGDYSAIHDHGAAQWGAVQSFGEAEHAVFRLDQMQLSTVSVHPFSAGTINVVTHDLIHQMGNPSNRPFLSLHVYGSLGHHGPITGGARIFNLYEECTQYTDGGVFFGLPAHQITRQVNGLRGDRETTLRHHEQMLARVHRRLADGEDTILLLQTATMLQQDLADFKTVTSHV; encoded by the coding sequence ATGATGAAAACTGATATGGTTCCAGCCTACTTAGGACGGCCTGCTCGAATTCAAACCCTGATCCGTTCCCTGGAGCGCAGAACAGTGATAACGCCTGAGATTGCAAAGGATTGTGTGCAGGCGGCAAACATCCAAGCTAACGATCTGCAGTTGTGGACAGATTTTGAGCATCCAGTGGCCAATAGTTATGGTCGTCAGCTCATTTATGATGGCGGTCATTTTGAAATTATGGTCATGTCCTGGTTGCCGGGAGACTATAGTGCGATTCACGATCATGGTGCAGCTCAGTGGGGGGCTGTACAGTCCTTCGGTGAGGCAGAACATGCTGTCTTTCGCCTCGACCAGATGCAGCTTTCAACGGTGTCTGTACATCCCTTTTCGGCGGGAACTATCAACGTCGTCACTCACGATTTAATCCACCAGATGGGGAACCCGAGCAATCGGCCTTTTCTGAGCTTGCATGTCTATGGCAGCTTAGGACATCACGGCCCCATCACCGGGGGAGCCAGAATTTTCAACCTCTACGAAGAATGTACTCAATATACGGATGGCGGTGTCTTTTTTGGGCTGCCAGCCCATCAGATCACCCGTCAGGTCAACGGCTTGCGGGGGGACCGGGAGACGACACTACGGCACCACGAGCAAATGCTAGCGAGGGTTCATCGACGGCTGGCCGATGGCGAAGACACGATTCTTCTGCTACAGACAGCAACGATGCTGCAGCAAGATCTTGCAGATTTTAAGACCGTGACGAGCCATGTTTAA
- a CDS encoding cation:proton antiporter, which yields MSLITLTWIALPFFMGFSIYLLPKLDRAFALMVAFLSLVYGLQAILAPLPINLQLLDNFGVTLTVDSLSGYFILTNALVTTAVILYCWQSDKSAFFYTQISILHGSVNAVFICADFISLYVALEIIGVAAFLLITYPRTDRSIWVGLRYLFVSNTAMLFYLIGALLVYQATHSFAFAGLGQAPTEAIALIFLGLLTKGGIFVSGLWLPLTHAESETPVSAMLSGVVVKTGVFPLVRCALMVEGITPMLQIFGAATAVLGVSYAILERDTKRMLASSTISQLGFILVAPTAAGFYALTHGLAKSSLFLMAGNLPSRDFEALRASRVYTPMWAGIAISSLSISGFPLLAGFGAKTQTLKQLSSWQEIVMSIVAVGTAIAFAKFIFIPPTSEPAESYSRKLGLWLAILLLLSGLIAANIVYIDAYTTTNLVKALLTLGAGWLVYFLAFRKTILKLPRLFEQLEHLIGVMSIVLTVLFWMVLA from the coding sequence ATGAGCCTAATCACGCTGACCTGGATTGCTTTGCCCTTTTTTATGGGGTTCAGCATTTATTTGCTCCCCAAACTGGATCGTGCCTTTGCGTTGATGGTGGCATTCCTGTCGCTAGTCTATGGGCTGCAGGCCATCCTTGCTCCGTTACCCATCAATCTACAGCTCCTAGATAACTTTGGCGTTACCTTAACGGTTGATTCACTGAGCGGCTACTTTATCTTGACCAATGCGCTGGTCACCACAGCCGTTATTCTCTATTGCTGGCAAAGCGATAAATCAGCGTTTTTCTATACCCAGATCAGTATTCTGCACGGCAGCGTTAACGCTGTGTTCATTTGTGCAGACTTTATTAGTCTTTATGTGGCCTTAGAAATTATTGGCGTTGCGGCTTTCCTGTTGATCACCTATCCCCGTACGGACCGCTCCATCTGGGTCGGACTCCGCTACCTGTTTGTTAGCAATACAGCGATGCTGTTTTACCTGATTGGGGCGTTGCTGGTGTATCAGGCCACACATTCGTTTGCGTTTGCAGGGTTGGGACAGGCTCCGACAGAGGCGATCGCACTGATCTTTCTAGGACTGTTGACGAAGGGCGGTATCTTTGTCTCGGGCCTGTGGCTTCCGTTGACCCACGCTGAATCTGAGACGCCTGTATCTGCGATGTTGTCGGGGGTGGTTGTGAAAACCGGCGTTTTTCCGCTGGTGCGCTGTGCGTTGATGGTGGAAGGTATTACACCGATGCTCCAGATCTTTGGTGCGGCGACAGCGGTGCTCGGGGTGAGCTATGCCATCCTTGAGCGAGATACCAAACGGATGCTGGCCTCTAGTACGATTTCGCAGCTGGGTTTTATTCTGGTGGCACCCACTGCAGCAGGCTTCTATGCGTTAACGCACGGGCTGGCGAAATCATCTCTCTTTTTGATGGCTGGGAACTTGCCTAGTCGTGATTTTGAAGCACTGCGAGCAAGCCGAGTTTATACACCGATGTGGGCTGGCATTGCGATCTCATCCCTTTCCATCTCCGGTTTTCCTTTACTGGCAGGCTTTGGAGCCAAGACCCAGACCCTCAAGCAGCTCAGCTCTTGGCAAGAGATCGTGATGAGTATTGTGGCGGTGGGAACTGCGATCGCCTTTGCCAAATTCATTTTTATCCCGCCCACATCAGAGCCAGCAGAATCTTACAGCCGCAAGCTCGGACTCTGGCTTGCCATCCTGTTGTTGTTGAGTGGATTAATCGCCGCCAATATTGTATATATCGATGCCTATACAACAACAAACCTGGTTAAAGCCTTGCTGACCCTAGGTGCGGGATGGCTTGTCTATTTCCTGGCTTTTCGAAAAACGATTCTCAAGCTGCCGCGCCTCTTTGAGCAGCTCGAGCACTTGATTGGCGTCATGAGCATTGTGCTTACTGTGCTGTTCTGGATGGTGCTGGCGTGA
- a CDS encoding chemotaxis protein CheB, protein MNNSKHFFVVGIGASAGGVQALEEFFGHLPDNPNAAFVVVQHLSPNHKSMMTEIVQRQTPMSVQEVEDGIDIEPGHVYMLPARKRLTVEEHQLRLQEQPDSISYPINEFLQSLAQNWGERTIAILLSGTGRDGTEGIQAISRVGGIALVQSPETAQFTSMPTSAIPSGLVDEILSPQDLAQTVFEIVRFSENFPTAAPEEASLIDPEQLQQILDILAEREEIDFSHYKISTLSRRIHHRCALTRCSNLESYTRLLDTAEDEQKLLRQDLLIGATRFFRDAEAWSLLETEILPELISNLQPNQQLRLWVSACATGEEAYSMAILVDEAIEKANKPVQVKIFATDLDTNALEIAARGAYPENIANDISSKRLERYFTKEGDHYQVRRSLREMLIIAPHDLTKNAGFSKMNLVSCRNVLIYMQPQLQQQVLHLLHFALAPQGVLFLGSSENLGDLGEEFAVLQSKWKLFRKRRDMQLSLMPVTRQARISPLQTPRRVKARQQHLDRILEDTFECCFVERQLTCILVNRNNQLLRVFYNAAQLLELPVGEMLLDVTELMPPALKLPLSTALHRARSDREPVLYTGIKLERDGQEQNVSLRVRLSQSNTAADDYLIVVLEVETLAAPTPTALRFDVGAEAAQQITELEYELQQTRENLQVTIEELETTNEEQQATNEELLASNEELQSTNEELQSVNEELYTVNAEYQSKIQELTQLNGDINNLLRSTNIGVVFLDTHLNIRKFTPAATAAINIKPSDVGRPLADITNNLDCANLSDLLQPVIRDGHDFEQELTLITSGDHLLMRVNPYLQDDGSWDGVVLTFVRISELKEFQERLRQTNAILEKLYENCPAGLGLLDHEFRYLRVNQALADINGFTVAEHLGKTMPELIPSFAQRTSDILQQVLETGEAICDVEIRGRTPADPHTERCWCVNFYPVDLIDGNRAIGAVVSEMTERIQAEDSLRRSEAKLMATQRLTQVGSWEVEVTEHFDLDAARAEWSEELFSICGFDPQKTVPCFDEIYACCSTDDQARLKNALKRLLEHGTDCSLDLSFQRPDGEQRFLSMVGRANRDQQGQVAHLYGAVMDITGPKRFELELIRKNQALEDAVAIAQAADSANQAKSQFLANMSHEIRTPLNSVIGFGELLLQTPLNPTQQQLLETLRSNSEKLLMIVNDILDLSKLEASELRLEHREFVLAKTIQTLTETFTPLAKAKNLTLTVNCASDLPRTLIGDDFRLQQILSNLISNAIKFTMTGEVTLAVVPALTESEEAPSNSDVPQIMLQFSVQDTGIGIGESVETQLFQPFVQEDLSTVRRFGGTGLGLTICRRLVQLMGGEIGYESTTDQGSTFWVRVRFDLPSTPSPQDSTTDRPSMPKPISPQPGQSAKILVVEDNLDNRDLVTMMLETLDYPTPDSVANGQQALEKLMKEDYDLVFMDCQMPVMDGYQATQQIRQQEEGGSRRTVIVGLTASAMARDRNQCLEVGMDDYLSKPFLLNDLAVVLERWLTKADS, encoded by the coding sequence ATGAACAATTCGAAGCATTTCTTTGTCGTTGGCATCGGGGCCTCTGCCGGAGGGGTGCAGGCTCTAGAGGAATTCTTCGGCCATTTGCCTGATAACCCCAACGCTGCCTTTGTGGTGGTGCAGCACCTATCTCCGAATCATAAGAGCATGATGACAGAGATTGTGCAGCGACAGACCCCCATGTCGGTGCAGGAAGTCGAAGACGGCATAGATATTGAGCCGGGTCATGTTTACATGCTACCGGCGCGAAAGCGGTTGACGGTCGAAGAGCATCAGCTGCGTCTGCAGGAACAGCCAGATTCCATCAGCTATCCCATCAATGAATTCTTGCAGTCCCTAGCTCAAAACTGGGGTGAACGGACCATTGCTATCTTGCTGTCAGGAACAGGGCGAGACGGAACGGAAGGGATTCAGGCCATCAGTCGAGTCGGCGGTATTGCCCTCGTGCAGTCGCCAGAGACCGCCCAGTTCACCAGCATGCCCACAAGCGCGATCCCTTCAGGGCTGGTGGACGAAATCCTATCGCCTCAGGATTTAGCCCAAACAGTATTTGAGATTGTTCGCTTCTCGGAGAACTTTCCCACCGCTGCTCCTGAAGAGGCGAGCCTCATTGATCCAGAGCAGCTTCAGCAGATTTTAGATATCTTAGCTGAACGCGAAGAAATCGATTTCTCTCACTACAAAATCAGTACCCTCAGTCGCCGCATTCATCACCGCTGTGCGCTGACTCGATGCAGCAATTTAGAAAGCTACACCCGGCTTCTCGACACCGCTGAAGACGAGCAAAAACTGCTGCGACAGGATCTGCTGATTGGAGCCACCCGATTCTTCCGAGATGCTGAAGCTTGGTCACTGTTGGAAACAGAGATTTTACCTGAGCTAATCAGTAACCTGCAGCCGAACCAGCAGCTCCGGCTCTGGGTTTCTGCCTGTGCCACGGGAGAAGAAGCCTATTCGATGGCGATTCTAGTTGATGAAGCCATTGAGAAAGCCAACAAGCCGGTCCAGGTCAAAATATTTGCAACCGATCTAGACACTAATGCTTTAGAGATTGCGGCCCGAGGTGCCTATCCAGAGAACATTGCCAATGACATCTCAAGCAAAAGGCTAGAGCGATATTTCACTAAAGAAGGTGACCATTATCAGGTACGTCGCTCTCTCCGGGAGATGTTGATCATTGCGCCCCACGACCTGACGAAGAATGCGGGCTTTTCTAAGATGAATTTGGTGAGCTGCCGCAATGTCTTGATTTATATGCAGCCGCAGCTTCAGCAGCAGGTGCTGCACCTCTTACATTTTGCCCTTGCCCCCCAAGGCGTTTTGTTTCTGGGCAGCTCTGAAAATCTAGGTGATTTAGGGGAAGAGTTCGCGGTTTTGCAGTCCAAGTGGAAACTGTTTCGGAAGCGCCGAGATATGCAGCTCTCGTTGATGCCGGTAACGCGGCAGGCCCGGATTTCTCCCCTTCAGACCCCCAGGCGAGTAAAGGCCAGACAACAGCACCTCGACCGCATCCTTGAAGATACATTTGAATGCTGCTTTGTCGAGCGTCAGCTCACCTGCATACTGGTGAACCGAAACAATCAGCTCCTGCGGGTGTTCTACAATGCAGCACAACTGCTAGAGCTGCCCGTGGGGGAAATGCTCTTAGACGTCACGGAGCTAATGCCCCCGGCCCTAAAGCTGCCCCTAAGTACCGCTTTACATCGGGCGAGAAGCGATCGCGAACCTGTTCTATATACAGGGATCAAACTTGAGCGCGACGGCCAAGAACAAAACGTCAGCCTCCGGGTCAGGCTCAGTCAAAGTAATACTGCCGCTGATGATTACTTAATTGTGGTGTTGGAGGTAGAAACGCTGGCTGCCCCTACTCCGACAGCCCTACGATTTGATGTTGGTGCTGAAGCCGCACAGCAAATTACCGAACTAGAGTACGAGCTACAGCAGACCCGCGAAAACCTGCAGGTCACCATCGAAGAATTAGAAACCACCAACGAAGAGCAGCAGGCAACCAATGAAGAGCTGTTGGCTTCCAACGAAGAGCTGCAAAGTACCAACGAAGAGCTGCAGTCCGTCAACGAAGAACTCTACACCGTCAATGCTGAATATCAGTCCAAAATTCAAGAGCTGACTCAGCTCAATGGCGATATTAACAACCTGCTGCGCAGCACCAACATTGGGGTCGTGTTCCTCGATACCCACCTCAACATTCGTAAGTTTACTCCTGCTGCAACTGCCGCTATCAACATCAAACCGTCGGACGTGGGGCGGCCCCTCGCAGATATTACGAACAACCTTGACTGTGCAAATCTAAGTGACCTACTGCAGCCGGTCATTCGGGACGGGCATGATTTTGAGCAGGAGCTGACGCTGATCACCTCTGGCGATCACCTATTGATGCGGGTGAACCCCTATCTCCAGGACGACGGCAGTTGGGATGGCGTCGTCCTGACCTTTGTCAGAATCAGTGAGCTTAAAGAGTTTCAGGAGCGGCTTCGACAGACAAACGCTATTCTCGAAAAGCTATACGAGAACTGTCCGGCGGGCTTGGGCCTCCTGGATCATGAATTCAGATATCTGCGCGTGAATCAAGCTCTAGCAGACATCAACGGCTTCACCGTTGCTGAGCATCTGGGCAAAACCATGCCGGAACTTATTCCTAGTTTTGCCCAGCGAACAAGCGACATCTTGCAGCAGGTTCTAGAGACAGGAGAAGCAATCTGTGATGTTGAAATTAGAGGTAGAACCCCGGCGGACCCCCATACAGAACGCTGCTGGTGCGTCAACTTCTATCCCGTTGATTTAATCGACGGCAATCGAGCCATTGGAGCCGTCGTTTCTGAGATGACGGAACGGATTCAGGCCGAAGATTCATTGCGCCGCAGTGAGGCAAAATTGATGGCGACCCAGCGACTGACTCAGGTCGGGAGTTGGGAGGTTGAAGTTACTGAGCATTTCGATCTCGACGCAGCACGCGCAGAATGGTCAGAAGAGTTATTTAGCATCTGCGGTTTCGACCCACAAAAGACAGTTCCCTGCTTCGATGAAATTTACGCCTGCTGTTCGACAGACGATCAGGCTCGTCTCAAAAATGCTCTAAAGCGGCTGCTTGAGCACGGAACAGACTGTAGCCTCGATCTGTCATTCCAGCGTCCCGACGGTGAACAACGCTTTTTGAGTATGGTGGGTAGGGCTAATCGGGATCAACAGGGGCAGGTTGCACATCTCTACGGCGCCGTGATGGATATTACCGGGCCTAAGCGGTTCGAGCTAGAGCTGATTCGCAAAAATCAGGCTTTGGAAGATGCTGTTGCGATCGCACAAGCCGCTGACTCCGCCAATCAGGCCAAGAGCCAGTTCTTGGCAAACATGAGCCACGAAATCCGTACGCCGCTCAACTCGGTGATTGGATTCGGCGAACTGCTGCTGCAGACTCCCCTCAACCCGACTCAACAGCAGCTTTTAGAGACGCTGCGCAGCAACAGCGAAAAGCTACTGATGATTGTTAACGACATCCTTGACTTGTCGAAACTGGAGGCCAGCGAACTACGGTTAGAGCATCGCGAGTTCGTACTGGCTAAAACGATTCAAACGCTCACCGAGACTTTTACACCCCTCGCGAAAGCGAAGAACTTAACCTTGACCGTCAATTGTGCTTCAGACTTACCTCGGACCCTGATTGGAGATGACTTTCGTCTGCAGCAGATTCTCAGTAACTTGATTAGTAATGCCATCAAATTCACGATGACGGGAGAAGTGACGTTAGCTGTCGTTCCAGCCTTAACTGAGTCAGAGGAAGCGCCCTCAAACTCTGACGTTCCTCAAATAATGCTCCAGTTTAGCGTTCAAGACACAGGCATCGGCATTGGAGAGTCTGTTGAGACCCAGCTCTTTCAGCCCTTCGTTCAGGAAGATTTATCCACTGTGCGCCGATTTGGAGGTACCGGCCTAGGTCTCACCATCTGTCGACGGCTGGTTCAACTCATGGGAGGTGAGATCGGCTATGAAAGTACGACCGATCAAGGTTCTACTTTTTGGGTTAGAGTCAGGTTTGATTTGCCAAGCACACCCTCTCCACAAGACAGCACGACAGATCGCCCCTCTATGCCCAAGCCTATTTCACCGCAGCCGGGTCAGTCTGCCAAAATATTGGTTGTCGAAGATAACCTCGATAATCGGGACCTAGTCACAATGATGCTAGAGACATTGGACTACCCGACGCCAGACTCTGTTGCGAATGGTCAGCAAGCCCTGGAAAAGTTGATGAAAGAAGATTACGACCTAGTGTTCATGGACTGTCAAATGCCGGTAATGGATGGTTACCAAGCAACGCAACAAATTCGGCAGCAGGAAGAAGGTGGGTCTCGAAGAACCGTGATTGTGGGCTTGACCGCTAGTGCCATGGCCCGCGATCGCAACCAGTGTTTAGAGGTTGGTATGGATGACTATCTCAGCAAACCTTTCTTGCTCAACGACTTAGCCGTAGTCTTGGAGCGGTGGTTAACAAAGGCTGATTCTTAA
- a CDS encoding photosystem II reaction center protein L: MPPTPNPNRQPVELNRTSLFLGLLLVFVTTLLFSSYFFN, encoded by the coding sequence ATGCCCCCGACGCCTAATCCGAATCGGCAACCTGTTGAGCTAAATCGCACCTCTTTATTCCTAGGTTTGCTCCTGGTGTTTGTGACAACCCTGCTCTTTTCAAGTTACTTTTTCAACTAG